The Lacipirellula parvula genome window below encodes:
- the coaD gene encoding pantetheine-phosphate adenylyltransferase translates to MARRAVYTGSFDPISLGHLNVIERSSRLVDELIVGVGHNIDKQSLFTAEERVDLIKLATQHLANVEVKMFSGLAVRFVRECGSRVIVRGVRSLGDIESEFTMTLANRQLDSDIETVFLMADDQFSHVSSSLIKQIASLAGDEELARFVPSVIIPHLRAKIG, encoded by the coding sequence ATGGCTCGTCGCGCTGTTTACACTGGCTCGTTCGACCCCATTTCCTTGGGGCATTTGAACGTCATTGAGCGGAGCAGCCGGTTGGTCGACGAGCTGATCGTCGGCGTCGGCCACAACATCGACAAGCAGTCGCTCTTCACGGCCGAGGAGCGGGTCGATCTGATCAAGCTCGCTACGCAGCACTTGGCAAACGTCGAAGTGAAGATGTTCTCCGGGCTGGCCGTCCGCTTCGTCCGTGAATGCGGCTCACGGGTAATCGTCCGCGGGGTGCGCTCGCTGGGCGACATCGAGTCGGAATTCACGATGACGCTCGCGAATCGGCAGCTCGACTCGGATATCGAAACCGTCTTTCTGATGGCCGATGATCAGTTTTCACACGTGTCGAGTTCGCTGATCAAACAGATTGCGTCGCTGGCCGGGGATGAGGAATTGGCGAGGTTTGTGCCAAGCGTCATCATTCCGCATTTGCGCGCGAAAATCGGTTGA
- a CDS encoding xylose operon transcription regulator XylR: MRKRRSVALLLETSNAYSRGLLDGIIAYQREHELWSIYIGEQQRGAKPPAWFSNWQGDGIIARIETEAIAAAVKRSGLPAVDVSAARSVPHLPWVETNDREIARLAASHLIERGFRELAFYGEPVFNWSQWREDHFTDFARQSGCNCQVFRAASRVEKGFSWARERRRLIAWVRKLPKPIGVMACYDFGGQQLLDVCRELDIAVPEQVAVIGVDDDARLCRLCTPPLSSVIPDTHRAGYEAAKLLDRMMSGERIVGEAILIPPRGVAQRQSSDVYAVDDLDVVAALRFIREHACDGISVGDVLRVVPLSRRMLEHRFQKLIGRTPHAEIMRIRIERTSRLLRETDLTLAEIATRTGFPHAEYLSVAFKRQTGQTPRGYRRDSRTSSR, encoded by the coding sequence ATGCGCAAACGACGCTCCGTCGCCCTGCTATTGGAAACGTCGAATGCCTATTCGCGCGGATTGCTCGACGGCATCATCGCCTACCAGCGCGAGCATGAACTCTGGTCGATTTACATCGGCGAGCAACAGCGCGGCGCCAAGCCACCGGCCTGGTTCAGCAACTGGCAAGGCGACGGCATCATCGCCCGCATCGAGACTGAGGCGATTGCGGCCGCGGTGAAGCGCTCGGGCCTGCCCGCCGTCGACGTCAGCGCGGCCCGCAGCGTGCCGCACCTGCCATGGGTCGAAACAAACGACCGCGAAATCGCCCGCCTCGCCGCCTCGCACCTCATTGAGCGCGGCTTCCGGGAACTCGCCTTCTACGGCGAGCCGGTCTTCAACTGGTCACAGTGGCGTGAGGACCACTTCACTGATTTCGCGCGACAGAGCGGTTGCAACTGCCAGGTCTTCCGCGCCGCCTCGCGCGTGGAGAAGGGCTTCTCGTGGGCCCGCGAACGTCGGCGGCTGATCGCGTGGGTCCGCAAGCTGCCGAAGCCAATCGGCGTGATGGCTTGCTACGACTTTGGCGGCCAGCAATTGCTCGACGTCTGCCGCGAACTCGACATCGCCGTGCCGGAGCAGGTGGCGGTGATCGGCGTCGACGACGACGCCCGGCTCTGCCGACTTTGCACGCCGCCGCTTTCGAGCGTGATTCCCGACACTCATCGCGCCGGCTACGAGGCGGCGAAACTGCTCGACCGCATGATGAGCGGCGAGCGAATTGTCGGCGAAGCGATCCTCATTCCGCCCCGTGGCGTGGCCCAACGACAATCGAGCGACGTCTACGCGGTCGACGACCTCGACGTCGTCGCCGCCCTGCGATTCATCCGCGAACATGCGTGCGACGGCATCTCAGTCGGCGACGTGCTCCGCGTCGTGCCGCTGTCGCGACGGATGCTGGAGCACCGCTTCCAAAAGCTGATCGGCCGCACGCCGCACGCCGAGATCATGCGGATCCGCATCGAACGGACCTCGCGGCTGCTGCGGGAGACTGATCTCACGCTGGCGGAAATCGCCACCCGTACGGGGTTCCCGCACGCGGAGTATTTATCGGTAGCGTTCAAACGCCAAACCGGCCAAACCCCGCGCGGCTACCGCCGCGACAGCCGCACATCCTCGCGATAA
- a CDS encoding TIGR03000 domain-containing protein: MRFGNTKLVAVAVVAAGMVAVAAGEASARSRGSYGSSGSYASSGSYASSGSYASSGSYGGSYATYSAYSSSGSYGSSSGSYASYSSSGSSGSYGRPGLFSRWHARKAARYSSSGSYGSSSGSYASYSSSGSYGSSSGSSGSYGGAVYESYPAEGEVTSPEVPVEATPATPSASATEATIFVSLPADAKVFVNDLATNSTGAERHYVSRGLKPGRSYSYKLRVHFERDGKPMTEDKVVRLTAGENVQLAFGGADSSDKTAQTELKLNVPAGAKVTLAGAPTEQTGEVRSYTTNSLNAGQMWNGYTVRVELEQDGKTLVEEKTLDIEGGKTYELAFELAGNALKVAAN; encoded by the coding sequence ATGAGATTCGGCAACACTAAGCTGGTCGCGGTTGCGGTCGTTGCGGCAGGGATGGTCGCGGTTGCTGCTGGCGAAGCCTCGGCTCGCTCGCGCGGCAGCTACGGTTCCAGCGGCAGCTACGCCTCGAGCGGCAGCTACGCTTCGTCGGGCAGCTATGCCTCGAGCGGCAGCTACGGCGGCAGCTATGCCACCTACAGCGCCTACAGCAGCTCGGGCAGCTACGGCTCCTCGTCGGGCAGCTACGCCAGCTACAGCAGCAGCGGTTCCTCGGGCAGCTACGGCCGTCCGGGCTTGTTCTCGCGTTGGCACGCCCGCAAGGCGGCCCGTTACTCGTCGTCGGGCAGCTACGGCTCCTCGTCGGGCAGCTATGCCAGCTACAGCAGCTCGGGTAGCTACGGTTCGTCGTCGGGCAGCAGCGGTTCGTACGGCGGCGCCGTCTACGAGTCGTACCCCGCCGAAGGCGAAGTGACCTCGCCGGAAGTTCCGGTTGAAGCCACCCCCGCCACCCCGAGCGCCTCGGCCACCGAAGCGACGATCTTCGTCAGCCTGCCGGCCGACGCCAAGGTCTTCGTCAACGACCTGGCCACCAACAGCACTGGCGCCGAGCGTCACTACGTGTCGCGCGGCCTGAAGCCAGGCCGTTCGTACTCCTACAAGCTGCGGGTTCACTTTGAACGCGACGGCAAGCCGATGACCGAAGACAAGGTCGTCCGCCTGACCGCCGGCGAGAACGTCCAGCTGGCTTTCGGCGGCGCCGATAGCAGCGACAAGACCGCCCAGACCGAGCTGAAGCTCAACGTCCCGGCCGGAGCCAAGGTCACCTTGGCTGGCGCCCCGACGGAGCAAACCGGCGAAGTCCGCAGCTACACGACCAACAGCCTGAACGCCGGCCAGATGTGGAACGGTTACACCGTCCGCGTCGAGCTCGAGCAAGACGGCAAGACCTTGGTCGAAGAGAAGACCCTCGACATCGAGGGTGGCAAGACCTACGAGCTCGCCTTCGAGCTCGCCGGGAATGCCCTGAAGGTGGCGGCCAACTAA
- a CDS encoding HTTM domain-containing protein has protein sequence MTTLVASTRNYFAELWRAWNNFWFTPTDPATLALIRLLAGGMMLYTHFIWSFDLAGFIGRDGYTPVEMLKSMPGREVTVWSIFDWIGPNWLLWTVHILALCVFACLFLGLFSRVSAVLAYLLAVSYVHRVTPGAFYGLDKANCMMAMYLMLGPCGARYSLDRLWRLRRGDASEPAPSTAANVAIRLLQLHLCVVYFFSALAKIEGNTWRVGTAMWWAAANYEYQSLPLTWMADWPFLIAFFTHLTVFWELSYAFLVWNRFTRPWMIWTAVAVHGGIAMFMGMITFGLAMIFANFSFLKPETVRRWVDPVASRVSLALVGKKVG, from the coding sequence ATGACGACGCTCGTCGCTTCAACTCGCAACTACTTCGCCGAACTCTGGCGGGCGTGGAACAACTTTTGGTTCACGCCGACCGACCCGGCGACGCTTGCGCTCATCCGGCTGCTGGCCGGCGGGATGATGCTCTACACGCACTTCATCTGGTCGTTCGACCTGGCGGGGTTCATCGGCCGCGACGGCTACACGCCGGTCGAAATGCTCAAAAGCATGCCAGGCCGCGAGGTGACGGTGTGGAGCATCTTCGACTGGATTGGCCCCAACTGGCTGCTGTGGACGGTGCATATTCTGGCGCTGTGCGTGTTTGCGTGCCTGTTTCTCGGGCTGTTCTCGCGGGTGTCGGCGGTGCTCGCTTACCTGCTGGCGGTATCGTACGTTCATCGCGTCACCCCCGGCGCGTTTTACGGGCTCGACAAAGCCAACTGCATGATGGCGATGTACCTCATGCTGGGGCCGTGCGGGGCGCGCTACTCGCTCGATCGGCTGTGGCGGCTGCGACGCGGCGATGCGAGCGAACCTGCGCCGAGTACCGCGGCGAACGTCGCAATCCGGCTGCTGCAGTTGCATCTCTGCGTCGTCTACTTCTTCTCCGCCTTGGCGAAGATCGAAGGCAACACCTGGCGCGTCGGCACCGCGATGTGGTGGGCGGCGGCCAACTACGAGTACCAATCGCTGCCGCTTACATGGATGGCTGATTGGCCATTCTTGATCGCGTTCTTCACCCATCTGACGGTGTTCTGGGAACTCTCTTACGCCTTCCTGGTGTGGAACCGCTTCACCCGGCCGTGGATGATTTGGACGGCGGTGGCGGTCCATGGCGGGATCGCGATGTTTATGGGGATGATCACCTTCGGGCTGGCGATGATCTTTGCGAATTTCTCGTTCCTCAAGCCGGAGACGGTGCGGCGGTGGGTCGATCCGGTGGCGAGTCGAGTGTCGCTGGCGCTGGTGGGGAAGAAAGTGGGGTAG
- a CDS encoding aminotransferase class V-fold PLP-dependent enzyme, which yields MNGEIEAVRNELRAAMPVAQNWAYFDHAAVAPVTAPAAAAMRTWIDQSLEEGDTMWPEWARQLKQVRQSAATLVGATPAEIALVPNTTAGINLVAEGLDWRAGDNVVTLADEYPSNLYPWMNLAARGVETRRVPTADGVVDYDQLAAHCDERTRIITVSWVAFSNGCRRDLNAIAEVAARQGTLLFVDAIQGLGAFPLDVSQTPIDFLAADGHKWMLGPEGAGIAYIRRDRLPLLTPTAVGAHSVVHAQDYAHIELKLKQDASRYEGGSVNVPGMLGLGASLDLLQSLGIDRVAASVLEISDHLVSELQQLGMRVISPRAGEQRSGIVSFEYPNADLNAVRRHCLERQIALATRAGRIRVSPHAYNNHDDVAQLIDALRSYQG from the coding sequence GTGAACGGCGAGATTGAGGCGGTACGCAACGAGCTTCGCGCGGCAATGCCCGTGGCCCAGAACTGGGCCTACTTCGACCACGCCGCTGTCGCCCCTGTGACGGCGCCAGCCGCCGCGGCGATGCGCACTTGGATCGATCAATCGCTCGAGGAGGGCGATACGATGTGGCCCGAGTGGGCCCGGCAGCTAAAGCAAGTTCGCCAATCGGCGGCGACGCTAGTCGGCGCCACGCCGGCGGAGATCGCGCTCGTCCCCAACACGACGGCCGGGATCAACCTCGTGGCCGAGGGGCTCGATTGGCGCGCCGGCGACAACGTCGTCACGCTCGCCGACGAGTATCCGTCGAATCTCTACCCCTGGATGAACCTCGCCGCCCGCGGCGTCGAAACCCGCCGCGTGCCGACCGCCGACGGCGTCGTCGATTACGACCAACTCGCCGCCCACTGCGACGAGCGGACGCGAATCATCACGGTCAGCTGGGTCGCCTTCTCGAACGGCTGCCGCCGCGATCTGAACGCCATCGCCGAGGTCGCTGCCCGCCAGGGGACGCTGCTGTTCGTCGATGCGATCCAAGGCCTCGGCGCGTTCCCGCTCGATGTGAGCCAAACGCCAATCGACTTCCTCGCGGCCGACGGGCACAAGTGGATGCTCGGCCCTGAAGGCGCCGGCATCGCCTACATCCGTCGCGATCGCCTGCCGCTGCTCACGCCTACTGCTGTCGGCGCCCACAGCGTCGTCCACGCCCAGGATTACGCCCACATCGAACTGAAGCTGAAGCAGGACGCCTCACGGTACGAAGGGGGTTCGGTGAACGTCCCCGGCATGCTCGGGCTAGGCGCGAGCCTCGACCTGCTGCAATCGCTCGGCATCGACCGCGTCGCCGCCTCGGTGCTGGAGATCAGCGATCATCTGGTGAGCGAGTTGCAGCAACTCGGCATGCGGGTGATCTCACCCCGCGCGGGCGAGCAGCGGAGCGGCATCGTTTCGTTTGAGTACCCGAACGCTGATTTGAACGCCGTTCGCCGCCATTGCCTCGAACGCCAGATCGCGCTCGCCACCCGCGCGGGGCGGATCCGCGTGAGTCCCCATGCGTACAACAACCATGACGACGTGGCACAGTTGATCGACGCGCTGCGCAGCTATCAAGGATAA
- a CDS encoding protein-L-isoaspartate(D-aspartate) O-methyltransferase, giving the protein MWKSASELRQNAGFLGVFAILSLLCTAPLNVAAQAPAPTEQEYAAQRAKMVAEEIEAAGVKDPRVLKAMQATPRHQFMPSAYRPYAYLDAALPIGDRQTISPPFVVAYMTEQLRPKATDRVLEIGTGSGYQAAVLSPLVKDVYTIEIVEPLGKRAKRALERLKYDNVHVRIGDGFKGWPEAAPFDKIIVTCSPESVPQPLVDQLREGGEMIIPVGERYQQNLVRMTKRDGKLESEPLQATLFVPMTGAAEDSRQVQPDPLHPTVRNGGFEEVVGKTSDPVGWHYLRQATTVEGSADEPASGGKRFIRFTNSEPGLISQALQGMAIDGRKVSQIEVSCQVGAKGIAAAAGETPGVIVNFYDERRAVIDTVELGPWKGTFGWRREERMVRVPLAAREAIIRIGLNGATGRLDLDDLELRAVHAGK; this is encoded by the coding sequence ATGTGGAAGTCTGCAAGCGAACTCCGTCAAAACGCCGGTTTTCTCGGCGTTTTCGCGATTCTCTCGCTGCTGTGCACAGCGCCGCTTAACGTCGCGGCGCAGGCCCCTGCCCCAACCGAGCAGGAGTATGCTGCTCAACGAGCGAAGATGGTTGCTGAGGAAATCGAAGCCGCGGGCGTGAAAGATCCACGCGTGCTCAAGGCGATGCAGGCGACGCCGCGGCATCAATTCATGCCGAGTGCGTATCGCCCTTACGCCTACCTCGATGCGGCGCTGCCGATCGGCGATCGGCAAACGATCTCGCCGCCGTTCGTCGTCGCCTACATGACCGAGCAGCTGCGGCCGAAGGCAACGGATCGCGTGCTCGAAATCGGCACCGGCAGCGGCTATCAAGCGGCGGTGCTCAGCCCCCTGGTGAAAGACGTTTACACGATCGAGATCGTCGAGCCGCTTGGCAAACGGGCGAAGCGAGCGCTCGAACGATTGAAATACGACAACGTCCACGTCCGCATCGGCGACGGATTTAAAGGCTGGCCCGAGGCGGCGCCGTTCGACAAGATCATCGTCACTTGCTCGCCGGAGAGCGTGCCGCAGCCGCTCGTCGATCAACTGCGCGAGGGAGGCGAGATGATCATTCCCGTCGGCGAGCGCTACCAGCAGAATCTCGTGCGGATGACCAAACGCGACGGCAAGCTGGAGAGCGAACCACTGCAGGCGACGCTCTTCGTACCGATGACCGGCGCCGCCGAGGATTCGCGGCAGGTGCAGCCCGATCCGCTCCATCCGACGGTTCGCAACGGCGGTTTTGAAGAGGTCGTTGGCAAGACGAGCGACCCCGTTGGCTGGCATTATTTGCGGCAGGCGACCACGGTGGAGGGCTCGGCCGACGAGCCGGCGTCCGGCGGCAAGCGCTTCATACGGTTTACGAACAGCGAGCCGGGGCTCATCAGCCAAGCGCTCCAGGGAATGGCGATCGACGGTCGGAAGGTCAGCCAAATCGAGGTGAGCTGCCAAGTCGGTGCCAAGGGGATCGCGGCCGCTGCGGGCGAGACGCCGGGCGTGATCGTCAACTTCTACGACGAGCGGCGGGCAGTGATCGACACGGTCGAGCTTGGGCCGTGGAAAGGGACCTTCGGTTGGCGTCGCGAGGAGCGGATGGTTCGCGTGCCGCTCGCCGCGCGCGAGGCGATCATTCGCATTGGGCTCAACGGCGCGACCGGGCGACTCGATCTCGATGACCTCGAATTGCGCGCCGTGCATGCCGGCAAATAG
- a CDS encoding glycoside hydrolase family 43 protein — MKTDAYPALSGSKSDRLWEASPTPISRCQLSCFGRRSVLGVGDASHKILLAASLAVGLLAAAQAVADESAPATYKNPIVTAGNPADPHVIRVGDTYYLYATTYGRGYDVLTSKDLVHWKNEGSAFDDPRGGAWAPDVFHNVRGDGKFYLYYTDNDPAHDEGGARKQIGVAVADSPRGPFVDKAVLAPGSIDAHLFRDDDGQLYLYYVEILDGFKIYGQQMSDPVTPEGERVLLIQPTEPWEMASGHVTEGPFVLKHDGRYYLMFSGSGADSRHYAIGYATSKSPLGPFEKYAKNPIVSQSETLFGPGHHCVVATPEGKLWMIYHQKHDGEINWRRFLAIDPLWFDDAGVLHGKVTRDTDEPAP; from the coding sequence ATGAAGACCGATGCATACCCAGCCCTTAGCGGTTCCAAGAGCGATCGATTGTGGGAGGCGTCTCCGACGCCGATTTCGCGTTGCCAATTAAGTTGCTTCGGCAGGCGATCCGTACTCGGCGTCGGAGACGCCTCCCACAAAATCCTGCTTGCGGCATCGCTCGCGGTGGGGTTGCTCGCGGCCGCTCAAGCAGTCGCGGATGAGTCGGCGCCCGCCACCTACAAAAACCCCATCGTCACCGCCGGCAATCCCGCCGATCCGCACGTGATCCGCGTCGGCGATACCTACTACCTCTACGCCACGACGTATGGCCGCGGTTACGACGTCCTCACGTCAAAAGATCTCGTCCACTGGAAGAACGAGGGAAGCGCGTTCGACGATCCCCGCGGCGGGGCGTGGGCGCCCGACGTCTTCCACAACGTCCGCGGCGACGGCAAGTTCTACCTCTACTACACCGACAACGACCCCGCCCACGACGAGGGTGGCGCGCGGAAGCAAATCGGCGTCGCCGTGGCCGACAGCCCGCGCGGGCCGTTCGTCGATAAGGCGGTGCTCGCCCCCGGTTCAATCGACGCCCACTTGTTCCGGGACGACGACGGGCAGCTTTACCTCTACTACGTCGAGATCCTCGACGGTTTCAAGATCTACGGCCAGCAGATGAGCGATCCCGTCACGCCCGAGGGCGAACGCGTGCTGCTCATCCAGCCGACCGAGCCGTGGGAAATGGCGTCGGGCCACGTCACCGAAGGGCCGTTCGTGCTCAAGCATGACGGGCGGTACTACCTAATGTTCTCCGGCAGCGGCGCCGACTCCCGCCACTACGCCATTGGCTACGCCACGTCGAAATCGCCGCTCGGGCCGTTCGAAAAGTACGCGAAGAACCCGATCGTCTCGCAAAGCGAAACACTCTTCGGGCCCGGCCACCACTGCGTCGTCGCGACGCCCGAAGGGAAGCTGTGGATGATCTACCACCAGAAGCACGACGGCGAGATCAACTGGCGGCGGTTCCTGGCGATCGACCCGCTCTGGTTCGACGACGCCGGCGTACTGCATGGCAAAGTAACCCGCGACACCGACGAGCCGGCGCCGTAG